From one Rhodovulum sp. ES.010 genomic stretch:
- a CDS encoding HAMP domain-containing sensor histidine kinase, with protein sequence MNRTGPSPAAGAAAPFPKRRAMHPFATLKARLGLGAGLIGCVAILAGALMLFGMGQVSDRLDSSLNAERRIARYSVLSSQISAFIVVAAEAIQTGLSPEDRAQRLDPVTRGLERTFAHMRQDLETAVAEARAMGLDEQSRRATQSIAIARMEALFTAAHEGLMAPATDRERARGYLAGFSQAVDPLLNAAVSDEIRIRDGILAGIGELRRRLTLMALGISGLAVAMFGTFYLGLVRPLLGRLDLARQAAQRIGRQDFDLALPEDRADEIGRLFAETNRAARALARRREEVECEWARLNETIAARTEELRAANAALERTDEDRRRFFADIGHELRTPLTVIVLESELGLKGTGNPRAGFETIHARAQRLHRRIDDLLRVARSESGRIELTCAPCDLAAAAREALADIRPEVDAARMALEMVVTEDVLVSADPDWLRQVIAGIAQNAVRHAGPGGPLALRVTAEDGAGVVRVADNGPGVAADEIAQVFTRFHRGAGRRSAGFGLGLALAKWLVEQMGGRIALESPVPGWARLGDGPGTMVELRLPLAEE encoded by the coding sequence GTGAACAGGACAGGGCCGAGCCCCGCGGCAGGCGCGGCGGCGCCGTTCCCGAAGCGGCGCGCCATGCACCCCTTCGCCACGCTCAAGGCGCGGCTCGGCCTTGGCGCGGGGCTGATCGGCTGCGTGGCAATCCTTGCGGGCGCGCTGATGCTCTTCGGCATGGGCCAGGTCTCCGACCGGCTCGACTCCTCGCTGAACGCCGAGCGGCGCATTGCCCGCTACTCGGTCCTCTCCAGCCAGATCTCGGCCTTCATCGTGGTCGCGGCGGAGGCTATCCAGACCGGTCTGTCGCCCGAGGATCGCGCCCAGCGGCTGGACCCGGTGACGCGGGGCCTGGAACGGACCTTCGCGCATATGCGGCAGGACCTGGAAACCGCGGTCGCCGAGGCCCGCGCGATGGGGCTGGACGAACAATCCCGCCGCGCCACGCAAAGCATCGCCATCGCGCGCATGGAGGCGCTGTTCACCGCAGCGCATGAGGGGCTGATGGCCCCCGCGACGGACAGGGAGCGGGCCCGCGGCTATCTGGCCGGATTTTCGCAGGCGGTCGATCCGCTCCTGAACGCCGCCGTCTCGGACGAGATCCGCATCCGCGACGGAATCCTCGCCGGCATCGGCGAGTTGCGCCGACGGCTGACACTCATGGCGCTTGGCATCTCGGGGCTGGCGGTGGCGATGTTCGGCACCTTCTATCTCGGCCTGGTTCGGCCGCTGCTCGGCCGGCTCGACCTTGCCCGCCAGGCCGCGCAGCGAATCGGACGGCAGGATTTCGACCTCGCGCTGCCCGAAGACCGCGCCGACGAGATCGGCCGCCTTTTCGCCGAAACCAACCGCGCTGCCCGCGCCCTGGCCCGGCGGCGCGAAGAGGTGGAGTGCGAATGGGCGCGGCTGAACGAAACGATCGCCGCCCGCACCGAAGAACTGCGCGCCGCCAACGCGGCGCTCGAACGCACCGACGAGGACCGGCGCCGCTTCTTCGCCGATATCGGGCATGAACTGCGGACGCCGCTGACCGTGATCGTTCTGGAATCCGAACTGGGCCTGAAAGGCACCGGAAATCCGCGCGCCGGATTCGAGACGATCCACGCCCGCGCCCAGCGCCTGCACCGGCGGATCGACGACCTGCTGCGCGTGGCACGGTCGGAAAGCGGGCGGATTGAGCTGACATGCGCCCCCTGCGACCTAGCCGCGGCGGCGCGCGAGGCGCTGGCCGACATCCGGCCCGAGGTCGACGCGGCACGCATGGCGCTGGAAATGGTTGTGACCGAGGATGTCCTGGTAAGCGCCGACCCGGACTGGCTGCGGCAGGTGATCGCCGGGATCGCCCAGAACGCCGTGCGCCACGCGGGTCCGGGCGGCCCGCTGGCGCTGCGCGTCACCGCCGAAGACGGCGCCGGCGTGGTGCGCGTGGCGGACAACGGCCCCGGCGTCGCCGCGGACGAGATCGCGCAGGTCTTCACCCGGTTCCACCGCGGCGCGGGCCGGCGAAGCGCGGGGTTCGGCCTCGGGCTGGCGCTCGCGAAGTGGCTGGTGGAGCAGATGGGCGGGCGGATCGCGCTCGAAAGCCCGGTGCCGGGGTGGGCGCGGCTCGGCGACGGCCCCGGCACGATGGTCGAACTGCGCCTGCCCCTGGCGGAGGAGTGA
- a CDS encoding response regulator transcription factor, producing the protein MAESETRILIVDDDPEITAALARGLALHGYSPICAHRVAEARDRFRAERLGAAIVDVMIGPDSGIDLVREVRAAGDRTPILMLSALSEVEDRTGGLDAGADDYIAKPFSFDELLARLKVQERRARRTESPRLRLEPATRTVHGPGRSVTLTEREYALFELLWTHPGEVLSRADLFARLWAREGTSSENVVDVYIGYLRRKLAPARNFGVEITTLRNRGFVLEPIADAPD; encoded by the coding sequence ATGGCCGAATCCGAAACGCGAATCCTGATCGTCGACGACGACCCCGAGATCACCGCCGCGCTGGCCCGCGGACTGGCGCTGCATGGCTACAGTCCGATCTGCGCCCACCGCGTCGCCGAGGCCCGCGACCGGTTCCGCGCCGAACGCCTCGGTGCAGCCATCGTCGACGTCATGATCGGCCCGGACAGCGGCATCGACCTGGTGCGCGAAGTCCGGGCCGCGGGGGACCGCACACCGATCCTCATGCTCAGCGCACTCTCGGAGGTCGAGGACCGGACCGGCGGGCTCGATGCCGGGGCGGACGACTACATCGCCAAGCCGTTTTCCTTCGACGAACTCCTGGCCCGCCTCAAGGTGCAGGAGCGCCGGGCGCGCCGCACCGAGTCGCCGCGCCTCCGGCTGGAACCCGCGACCCGCACCGTCCATGGCCCCGGCCGCAGCGTCACGCTGACCGAGCGCGAATACGCCCTGTTCGAGCTTCTCTGGACCCATCCCGGCGAGGTCCTGTCGCGCGCCGACCTGTTCGCGCGGCTGTGGGCGCGCGAAGGCACCAGTTCCGAGAACGTCGTCGACGTCTATATCGGCTATCTGCGGCGCAAGCTTGCCCCCGCGCGCAATTTCGGGGTCGAGATCACGACGCTGCGCAACCGGGGCTTCGTGCTGGAGCCCATCGCGGACGCGCCGGACTAA
- the pqqA gene encoding pyrroloquinoline quinone precursor peptide PqqA → MAWKKPIVREIECGMEINMYGPDSGDDHGVLF, encoded by the coding sequence ATGGCTTGGAAGAAACCGATCGTCCGCGAAATCGAGTGCGGCATGGAAATCAACATGTACGGCCCCGACAGCGGCGACGATCACGGCGTCCTGTTCTGA
- the pqqB gene encoding pyrroloquinoline quinone biosynthesis protein PqqB, producing the protein MGFRAHILGAAAGGGLPQWNCGCAQCDMARAGTIPAQTQSSLAVTANGRDWAILNASPDIRQQLAACAALHPTGLREVPLTSVLVTNGDIDHVAGLLTLREMQAFTLFATAGIHEVLAANPIFAALNESVVERETVALGQPFDLARGLRAELFPVPGKVPLYLEGETVETELVGEQTVGVHLEGGGGEALYIPGCATLNDGLRGRLRGAPLVFFDGTLWRDDEMVRAGLGAKTGKRMGHISMSGPDGSIAEFADLDVAKKVFVHMNNTNPVLNPGSAERAEAEAAGWIIGQDGMEVSP; encoded by the coding sequence GTGGGATTCCGCGCGCACATCCTCGGGGCAGCCGCCGGTGGCGGGTTGCCCCAGTGGAATTGCGGCTGCGCGCAGTGCGACATGGCACGCGCCGGCACGATCCCCGCGCAGACCCAATCTTCGCTGGCAGTGACGGCGAACGGGCGCGACTGGGCGATCCTGAACGCCTCGCCCGACATTCGCCAGCAACTGGCCGCCTGCGCCGCGCTGCACCCCACGGGGCTGCGCGAGGTACCGCTGACCTCGGTGCTGGTGACCAATGGCGATATCGACCATGTTGCGGGGCTGCTCACGCTGCGCGAGATGCAGGCCTTCACGCTGTTCGCGACCGCGGGCATTCACGAGGTGCTGGCCGCCAACCCGATCTTCGCCGCGCTGAACGAAAGCGTGGTGGAGCGCGAGACGGTCGCGTTGGGCCAGCCCTTCGACCTGGCGCGGGGGCTGAGGGCGGAGCTTTTCCCCGTGCCCGGCAAGGTGCCGCTGTACCTGGAGGGCGAGACGGTCGAGACCGAGCTGGTGGGCGAACAGACCGTGGGCGTGCACCTGGAGGGCGGCGGCGGCGAGGCGCTGTATATCCCCGGCTGTGCCACGCTGAACGACGGGCTGCGCGGGCGGCTGCGGGGCGCGCCGCTGGTATTCTTCGACGGCACGCTGTGGCGCGACGACGAGATGGTGCGCGCCGGGCTGGGCGCCAAGACCGGCAAGCGGATGGGCCATATCTCGATGAGCGGGCCGGACGGGTCGATCGCGGAGTTCGCCGATCTGGACGTGGCCAAGAAGGTTTTCGTGCACATGAACAACACCAACCCGGTGCTGAACCCCGGATCGGCCGAACGCGCCGAGGCCGAGGCCGCCGGGTGGATCATCGGACAGGACGGAATGGAGGTGTCCCCATGA
- the pqqC gene encoding pyrroloquinoline-quinone synthase PqqC, with protein sequence MTQTREEFEARLRRIGEERYHDKHPFHHLLHGGRCTPGQVRAWVINRYYYQSRIPMKDAAFMSRVEDPKLRRAWRSRIKDHDGTAENEGGIARWLKLAEAVGLAPDYVASGVGILPATKFAVDAYVRFVRDKTLLEAVASSLTELFAPKIHAERIEGLLANYDFANDVSMSYFRKRLSEAPKDVAFGLAWVLDHADTAEKQDAAAAALTFKTDVLWAQLDALYSAYVEPARIPPGGWVPGEGMALAKAS encoded by the coding sequence ATGACCCAGACGCGGGAGGAGTTCGAGGCCCGGCTGCGCCGGATCGGCGAGGAGCGCTATCACGACAAGCACCCGTTCCACCACCTGCTGCATGGCGGGCGCTGCACACCCGGCCAGGTGCGGGCCTGGGTCATCAACCGCTATTACTACCAGTCGCGCATCCCGATGAAGGACGCGGCCTTCATGTCGCGCGTCGAGGACCCGAAACTGCGCCGCGCCTGGCGGTCCCGGATCAAGGATCACGACGGCACCGCCGAGAACGAGGGCGGCATCGCGCGCTGGCTGAAACTGGCCGAGGCGGTGGGGCTGGCCCCCGATTACGTGGCCTCGGGGGTGGGCATCCTGCCCGCGACGAAATTCGCGGTGGATGCCTATGTGCGCTTCGTGCGCGACAAGACCCTGCTGGAGGCGGTGGCGTCCTCGCTGACGGAACTGTTCGCGCCGAAGATCCACGCCGAACGGATCGAGGGCCTGCTGGCGAATTACGATTTCGCCAACGATGTCAGCATGTCCTATTTCCGCAAGCGCCTGAGCGAGGCGCCCAAGGACGTGGCGTTCGGCCTCGCCTGGGTGCTGGACCATGCCGATACGGCCGAAAAGCAGGACGCCGCGGCCGCCGCGCTGACCTTCAAGACCGACGTGCTGTGGGCGCAACTCGATGCGCTCTACTCGGCCTATGTGGAACCGGCCCGCATCCCGCCGGGCGGCTGGGTGCCGGGCGAAGGCATGGCGCTGGCCAAGGCGTCATGA
- the pqqD gene encoding pyrroloquinoline quinone biosynthesis peptide chaperone PqqD yields the protein MIEADDIPVIPRGVRMQFDRVRDGWVLLAPERTVALDEIGRAILSEIDGERSFGQITAGLAARYAALQEEIAEDSRRFLGALIDRRFLEVRK from the coding sequence ATGATCGAGGCCGACGATATCCCCGTGATCCCGCGCGGCGTGCGGATGCAGTTCGACCGTGTGCGCGACGGCTGGGTCCTGCTGGCCCCCGAACGCACCGTCGCCCTGGACGAGATCGGCCGCGCGATCCTGTCGGAAATCGACGGCGAACGCAGCTTCGGCCAGATCACCGCGGGGCTGGCGGCGAGATATGCCGCGCTGCAAGAGGAGATCGCCGAGGACAGCCGCAGATTCCTCGGCGCGCTGATCGATCGCCGTTTCCTGGAGGTGCGGAAATGA
- the pqqE gene encoding pyrroloquinoline quinone biosynthesis protein PqqE, with the protein MSVNPPIAMLAELTHRCPLSCPYCSNPVELTRRDAELDTATWADVFRQAADLGVLQLHLSGGEPVSRRDLVDLVVAAREAGLYTNLITSGIGLTERRLKELDAAGLDHIQLSLQGTDAEMADRIGGYRGGFARKMDVARWIGEIGFPLTLNAVLHRQNLHQLPRAIEMAVEMGARRIEVATVQFHGWALQNRAALMPTRDQAREADAIVAKARQRLKGTLVIDYVPADYHSDYPKKCMGGWGSTGLNVAPDGLVLPCHAAQTIPTLDFDRVQEKPLREIWYEGAAFNAFRGTEWMQEPCRSCERKTVDFGGCRCQAMALVGDAAATDPVCIKSPHHGELQDRADAFAGGEAAFTARAAAG; encoded by the coding sequence ATGAGCGTCAACCCGCCCATCGCGATGCTGGCGGAACTGACCCACCGCTGCCCGCTGTCCTGCCCCTATTGCTCGAACCCGGTGGAGTTGACCCGGCGCGACGCGGAACTGGACACCGCGACCTGGGCGGACGTGTTCCGGCAGGCGGCGGACCTGGGCGTGCTGCAACTGCACCTGTCGGGGGGCGAACCGGTGAGCCGGCGCGACCTGGTCGACCTGGTCGTGGCGGCGCGCGAGGCGGGGCTTTACACCAACCTCATCACCTCGGGGATCGGGCTGACGGAAAGGCGGCTGAAGGAGCTGGACGCGGCGGGGCTGGACCATATCCAGCTCAGCTTGCAGGGCACCGATGCGGAAATGGCCGACCGGATCGGCGGCTATCGCGGCGGCTTCGCGCGCAAGATGGACGTGGCCCGCTGGATCGGCGAGATCGGCTTTCCGCTGACGCTGAACGCGGTCTTGCACCGGCAGAACCTGCACCAGTTGCCGCGCGCCATCGAGATGGCGGTCGAGATGGGTGCGCGTCGGATCGAGGTGGCGACGGTGCAGTTCCACGGCTGGGCCCTGCAGAACCGGGCCGCGCTCATGCCCACGCGCGATCAGGCGCGCGAGGCCGATGCCATCGTGGCCAAGGCCCGTCAGCGGCTCAAGGGGACGCTGGTGATCGACTACGTGCCCGCCGACTACCACTCGGATTATCCCAAGAAATGCATGGGCGGCTGGGGCTCGACCGGGCTCAACGTCGCGCCCGACGGGCTGGTGCTCCCATGCCACGCGGCGCAGACGATCCCGACGCTCGACTTCGACCGGGTGCAGGAGAAACCGCTGCGCGAGATCTGGTACGAGGGCGCCGCCTTCAATGCCTTCCGAGGCACCGAATGGATGCAGGAGCCCTGCCGGAGTTGCGAGCGCAAGACGGTGGATTTCGGCGGCTGCCGCTGCCAGGCGATGGCCCTGGTGGGCGATGCGGCAGCGACCGACCCGGTCTGCATCAAGTCGCCCCACCACGGCGAGTTGCAGGACCGCGCCGACGCCTTCGCCGGGGGTGAAGCCGCCTTCACCGCGCGGGCGGCGGCCGGCTAG
- a CDS encoding ABC transporter ATP-binding protein/permease has protein sequence MRRGKRPTTADISQLDREQAWRTIRKVAPYLWPEGEGWAKRRVVLALAALVLAKVVSVLTPFLYKAAVDSLTGEGAPDAMLMAVGAVGLTVAYGMARLMNAGFQQLRDAIFARVAQRALRRLALETFEHIHNLSLRYHITRKTGGLSRIIERGVKGVEFLLRFLLFSIGPLIIELTLVGIVFAVAFDIWYLAVVAVVIAAYIQFTFKVTEWRVKIRRQMNDQDTDANQKAIDSLLNFETVKYFGAERREAERYDSAMAGYEEAAVKTSLSLAFLNFGQAVLITGGLVGVMVMAAMGVQAGTMTTGDFVMVNAYMIQITMPLNFLGTVYREIRQSLVDMGEMFALLEQPAEVTDKPGASDLQVTGGRVEFRDVRFGYDPERPILHGVAIEVPAGQKVAIVGPSGAGKSTIGRLLFRFYDVTDGAVAIDGQDLRDVTQESLHAQIGVVPQDTVLFNDTILYNIAYGRPDATRAEIEAAARAAKIHEFIEELPKGYETLVGERGLKLSGGEKQRVGIARTLLKNPPILLLDEATSALDSETEAGIQAQLKAMGEGRTVIAIAHRLSTIVDADAIVVLEGGRVVERGTHEALVARGGRYARMWQRQQAGEDEDFEAA, from the coding sequence ATGCGTCGCGGCAAACGCCCCACGACCGCAGACATTTCCCAGCTCGACCGCGAGCAGGCCTGGCGCACGATCCGCAAGGTGGCCCCCTACCTCTGGCCCGAGGGCGAGGGCTGGGCCAAGCGCCGCGTGGTGCTGGCGCTGGCCGCGCTGGTGCTGGCGAAGGTCGTCTCGGTCCTGACGCCGTTCCTCTACAAGGCGGCCGTCGACAGCCTGACCGGCGAGGGCGCGCCGGACGCGATGCTGATGGCGGTGGGCGCGGTGGGGCTGACGGTGGCCTACGGCATGGCCCGGCTGATGAATGCCGGCTTCCAGCAGTTGCGCGACGCGATCTTCGCGCGGGTCGCACAACGGGCGCTGCGCCGGCTCGCGCTGGAGACCTTCGAGCACATCCATAACCTCAGCTTGCGCTACCACATCACGCGCAAGACCGGCGGGCTCTCGCGCATCATCGAGCGCGGGGTGAAGGGCGTGGAGTTCCTGCTGCGCTTCCTGCTGTTCTCCATCGGCCCCCTCATCATCGAGCTGACGCTCGTGGGCATCGTCTTCGCGGTCGCCTTCGATATCTGGTATCTGGCGGTCGTGGCCGTGGTGATCGCGGCCTATATCCAGTTCACCTTCAAGGTCACGGAATGGCGGGTGAAGATCCGCCGCCAGATGAACGACCAGGATACCGACGCGAACCAGAAGGCGATCGACAGCCTGCTGAACTTCGAGACGGTCAAGTATTTCGGTGCCGAGCGGCGCGAGGCCGAACGCTACGACAGCGCGATGGCAGGCTACGAGGAGGCGGCGGTCAAGACCTCGCTCTCGCTGGCCTTCCTGAATTTCGGCCAGGCGGTGCTGATCACCGGCGGTCTGGTGGGCGTGATGGTCATGGCCGCGATGGGGGTGCAGGCCGGGACGATGACGACAGGCGATTTCGTCATGGTCAACGCCTACATGATCCAGATCACCATGCCGCTCAACTTCCTCGGCACGGTCTATCGCGAAATCCGACAGAGCCTCGTCGACATGGGCGAGATGTTCGCGCTGCTGGAACAGCCCGCCGAGGTGACCGACAAGCCGGGCGCTTCCGATCTGCAGGTGACCGGCGGGCGGGTGGAGTTCCGCGACGTCCGGTTCGGCTACGACCCCGAGCGGCCGATTTTGCACGGTGTGGCCATAGAGGTGCCGGCCGGGCAGAAGGTCGCCATCGTGGGGCCGTCGGGTGCGGGCAAGTCCACCATCGGGCGGCTGCTGTTCCGGTTCTACGACGTGACCGACGGCGCGGTGGCGATCGACGGGCAGGACCTGCGGGACGTCACTCAGGAGTCGCTCCATGCGCAAATCGGCGTGGTGCCGCAGGACACGGTGCTGTTCAACGACACGATCCTCTACAACATCGCCTATGGCCGCCCCGACGCGACGCGGGCCGAGATTGAGGCGGCGGCGCGCGCGGCGAAGATTCATGAGTTCATCGAGGAACTGCCCAAAGGTTACGAGACGCTGGTGGGCGAGCGCGGGCTGAAGCTCTCGGGTGGCGAGAAGCAGCGGGTGGGGATCGCGCGCACGCTTCTGAAGAACCCGCCGATCCTGCTGCTCGACGAGGCGACCTCCGCGCTCGACTCCGAGACCGAGGCGGGCATCCAGGCGCAGTTGAAGGCCATGGGGGAGGGGCGCACCGTCATCGCCATCGCGCACCGGCTGTCGACCATCGTGGATGCCGATGCCATCGTGGTGTTGGAAGGCGGGCGGGTGGTCGAGCGCGGCACCCACGAGGCGCTGGTCGCCCGCGGCGGGCGCTATGCCCGGATGTGGCAGCGCCAGCAGGCCGGCGAGGACGAGGATTTCGAGGCGGCCTAG